In uncultured Desulfuromonas sp., the genomic stretch AATAAACGACTTGCAAATGCCATTGACGGTATCGAACCGAACACAATGGGGTTGAATCATGCGTGATCTTCTTCTTTTTTTGGGGGGGGCTACCATCAGACAACCGGTCAGAAAGACTCAAAAAAACACCTGTATCTTTAAATAGTTAACCTATTGAAAAATGGCCATCAAGTGCCAAATACAGAATGGTCTACAGCATCTGTAGACGAGTGTTTATCTTTTGTAGTTTTTTCGGTTTAACAAGAAACAAGATCACCGTCAAGGCAGCTTGCATCCGATAAGCACGTTTTACCCTCTGGGCATCAATCCCGGTGCATTAAATCAGCGGTCTCACCGGCAGAGAACTCTTGAATGATTGAAGGCCATGTGTCACGCAGATGCCCTCAATCATTCGTAGAGATTTATCAGCAACTAATTGCAGTCACGGCGCCACATGCAGATCTCCTGTCCACAGTTCTCACGATTATGGGTCTCGAAGCAGAGCGGATTGCCTTCAGCGCGCTGAATGGCTCGAATCAGATCGACTTTCTTCATATTGGAAGTTTTTACACCCATCTCTTTGGCAATCACTTTAATCTCGGCAACCGTCATGTTTCCCTCCTGAATGTTGAACTAGACAGAATAACTATTTTGATAAGCGTGAAAAGTATAGCGCCGGTTTCTCGAAATGCGAGCAAGCAGGATATTTTTTTCGCAATTTAAACATTAAGCCAACAGTTCGTTTTTACGCGAGTTTTCATGAATAAAGCTCGCAACAAATAAAGCAGGAAGACATGATGAGAAAATGGTCTGTTATGGTATAAGAAATAGCAACAGTATTGACAACATTCAATCGGATTCAGGAGCGTCTTATGGCTTACACTTTTGACACCATCGTGAACAAACCTTTTGATGAGGTGATTGAACGGGTAACTGCAGAGCTGAAAAAAGAGGGGTTCGGTATCCTCACGGAAATTGACGTCAAAGCCACAATGAAGAAGAAACTGGAGGTGGATATCCCTCCCTATCAGATTCTTGGAGCCTGCAACCCGCACTTTGCGCATCAGGCGATGCAGCAGGAACCCAAAATTGGCACCATGCTGCCCTGCAATGTCATCGTCCGGGAATTGGAGCCTGAGCGTATCGAGGTGTCCGCTATCGACCCGATTGCCTCGATGCAAGCCGTGAACAATCCAGACTTGATTAACATTGCGGATCAGGTACAGTCGAAATTTAAAAAAGTCATTGAAGCATTATCAGCAGCAGCCTGACACATAGATCGAACATGAAAAACGACGGTCTCAATAATGACCGTCGTTTCAGTTTGATGACAAAGTCCATCCAGGGACTTTGTCATGGCCGTTTCGCAAAAACGCGGTTTTGCTTCACTTACAAAAACAAGGAGTTAAACCTCTCCTTGTTTTTGGCTCGCCCGTCCTTGGGCTCGGGGAGCCTGTTTGTCAACAGCCTGAAACGACGGTCTCAATAATGACCGTCGTTTTTTTTATCATCTCTTCCAGACGTGAAGAAAAAATCAACAAGACCCTTTTTACTTCTTATTGCTCCACATTTTCTCTTTTTGTTCGAGCGAAACCACCAGCCAGTAGCCAATGCTCATGGACAGAGTCACACCGGCTGTGGCCCACATATATTCCGGTGTAACCGCATCGTAATCGAGAATGATCACTTTTCGGGAAATTGCCATCAGGGCTGTCGCCAACACGATTTTAACGTGGATAACATCTTCGCGCAGATAAATGACAATATTGACAAAAATCTCTATCGCAATGAGCACTGCCATAAAAGCGCCAAATGTGGCCAGGATGTCACCGATGGTCAACATGAAGCGCGGTGGTTCCATTAATTTGGTGTAGAGCACCCAAACCACATCGGCAACGCCCCATAAGATCACCAGCGTCATCAATACCGACAGAATACGTACAGCGACATGAATCACCCGGCGCGATGCCTGTACAATAGGTTCATTAGGATTTTCAAGATCGTCCATGGCTTTCTCCTGTTTTTTACAGTGTGCCGCGAAACCAAAAAACGGCAAGTGAACAGACCGTCAGGATTGATTACGAATCCGCGGGTCAGCCAGGGCATACCCGACATCTGCAAGAAGATTTCCCACCAGTGTCAACACCGCGCCGATGACCAGAATCCCCATAATCAATGGATAATCGCGCATCATCACGCCATCGTAAAACAGCTTGCCCATACCGGGGATGGCAAAGATACTTTCAAAAATAACACTGCCACCAATCAGCCCCGGCACCGACAAACCGAGGAGGGTGATCAACGGCAACAAGGCATTCCGCAACGCGTGCTTGCCGATAACAATTTTTTCCGACAACCCTTTGGCCCTGGCGGTAAGAATATAATCCTGCTGAACCACTTCCAGCATGTTGGATCGCATATAACGGGAAAAACCAGCCAGCCCGCCGAAGGCCGACACTAGAATCGGCAGCATTAAATGATGAATGACATCCCAAATCTGCTGTGGCCCGGTCAAATATTCATGACCAAGTGATTTGATGCCGGAAATAGGAAACCAGCCAAGGTAGACACCGAGATAATCCATGAGCAGCAATGCCAACCAGAACGATGGCGTGGCGAAACCGATAAAGACAAATAAGGTGGTCAACCGGTCAAAAGTTGAATTACGCCGCGTTGCCGATAAAATCCCTATCGGGATTGACACCGCCAGAATCAGAGCAATGGACAAGACGTTGATCAGCACGGTAATAGGCAGGCGTTCGACGATTTTATCCCACACCGGACGGCGATTCTGCGAAAACGAGGTGCCGAAGTCAAGCTGCACCAACCGCTTGACCCACTGACCGTATTGAACCGCCAACGGTTGATCAAGCCCATACTGGGCGCGCAACCGTTCTTTCAATTCAACACCGGCATCAGGATTAAGGTCGGTCTGCAAATCCGTGGGTTCGCCGGGAGCCAAGTGGATCACCGTAAAGGAGATCAGGGTAATCCCCAACAACAGGGGCACCATCATCACCAGTCGTTTTGCCAGATAAAGAACCATAGGTGCCTCGCTTAGCGTTGATATTTCTGCAGTGCCTCAGGCACATACCAGCGAATAAAGTTATGCATAATGCCACTGGGCGCTTCCTCAATGCCGTGGAAACGGCGGGCGACAACCGGCAAAGAATCCGGAACGAACAGAAACGTATAGGGCTGCTCTTCAGCAAGAATTTCCTGAAATTCATCGTAAATTTTCTTACGCTCGGCCTGATCAAAGGTGGAGCGTCCCTGCTCCAACAACTCATCAACCCGATCATTCTTAAAACCGATAAAGTTCAAACCGTTGGGTCCGGTTTTACTCGAATGCCAGACATTGTACGCATCGGGATCAATGGGCACGGTCCAGGCCATGATCATTACATCAAAATTCCCCGGGTTGATAAATTCCTTTAGCAATGATGCCCATTCGATCACGCGCAATTTCGCATCCACACCGATCTCCTGAAAGCGGCGTTGGATGATTTCACCACTTTTAATACGCTGATCGTTGCCTTGATTGGTAATCATGGTAAATGCCAGCGGCGTACCGTCTTTGTCGCGGATACCGTCGCCGTCATGGTCACTCCAGCCAGCCTCATCAAGTAAGGTTTTGGCTTTGGCCGGATCATAAGGATACGGTTTGATCTTGGCATTATTAGGCCAGCTGCCCGGTTTATAGGGACCGTTGGCTGGCTGCCCCAATCCCAGCAGAACACCGTCAACCAGCTCCTGTTTGTTAATGGCATAAGACAACGCCTGGCGCACCCGGCGATCCTGGAACATCGGTTTGTTGAGATTGTAGCCCAGATAGGTATAGGAAAAAGCCGGATAGCGGTATTTATTGAAGCGGCGCACAAAACCAGGCGCTTTGGTCTGACGGGCATATTGCAGGGGGGTCAGTCCCATCTTATCCAATCCGCCCGATTGCAACTCAAGAAACATGGTAGTTAAATCGGGGATAATACGAAAGACGATGCGCTTAATGTAGGGCGCTCCTTCAAAGTAATCCTCGTTGCGCTCAAGAACAATCTTCTCTCCCTGAAGCCATTCAACAAACCGGTAAGGTCCGGTTCCGATGGGCGCCCGCGCCAGTGGACTGGTGGCAATCTCCTGCCCTTCAAGCAGATGCTTTGGATGGATGCCCATTCCCCAACTGATCAGAGCGGATGCCAGAGGCTTCTTGTAGCGAACAATAAACGTGTAGGGATCAGGGGCTAAGGCTTCCGTCACCTGCTTATAGCGCTCTGAATACGCGGTTGGCGTTTCCGGGTCGATCAACAACTGATAAGTAAACAGAACATCGGCAGAGGTAAACGGCGCACCATCGTGCCAGCGCACATCATGTCTGAGGTGAAAAACAATCTCCAGTCCATCGTCAGAGACCTGCCAGGATTCGGCCAAATCGCCTTCAAATTCGAGGTCTTTATTGTAACGGATCAGACCGTTGTAGATCGCGGACGATACTTCCGTGGATGCCGAATCGGTCGACAACATCGGCAGCAAGTTACTGGCGTCAGCAATGGTACCGGTAATAATTGTGTCACCGGGCACCGGCGTGGTGTCATCACCCTCTTTTTCCAGCAAAACGTCCTGCTGGCGGCAACCGACCATCAACAACACCATGATCAGGAGGCCCCAAATGATCAGACGGCGACTGAGTACAAGAGGCTCAGATGTGAACTTAAAGATTGTTCGATGACTCATCAACAGGCTCCACCTCATCCAGCGGCATCAATTCCGCATGGTCCGGAATGGTCAAGTGAAATTTCTCCGCCTTGATCTGGGGGTTGATTTCCACATCCTCAAATTGAATCACCACCTGCGTCAATGAACTGTCGACAGACAGCTCAAGACGGCGCGGAAACCCATCGTCGCCCCATTGGGAGTAAAGGATGTCATACATGATATAATCGTCAATCCGGTAACGAACCCGGTGCAACAGGCGACCGGAAAACACCACTTCGTAGCGCACGCCGGGAGCGACGATAAAATCGAGCCCCTGCGGCTGTGCAACCACCTCCCCGCTCTCCAGCACCCCCGGCGGCAAACTGTAGAGCAGGCTGGCGACAAGATCGGCCACAGACAACGGCAAGCCAGTGAAGCGTTGAACTTTATCCAGGGTGGCCATACCGGAATAATACTGGTTATCGGACGGGACATAAGCTTGCAGGTCGGGACCACTCACCGCCATCTGAAACAACAGTTGACCAAAAAAATTGATCGCATCAACCCGCAAACGTAACGGGCGCTCCACCAGAAGCCCCTGAGTGGTGGACCAGTGTTTGCCCTGCTGCGTCACTTTGACCTCGGCCAGAGCACTCAACGAGTTCTGCCTGTACGCCAATTGGCGTAAAACATCCAGTTGTTGCGCTGTTGAAACCGACAGCGGCCGCGTTACCGGGCGCGGCTGACAGGCGGTCAGCAGGACAATGACGATCATCCAGACAAGACGTTTCATGGTTCTAGATCCTGTAACTTCCTAACAACATCAGGCAAGTCCGGTTGTAACTCAAGAACTTTGCGATAGATCCGTTGCGCCTCTTGTGTCAAAAGGAGTTTTCGATAAAGATCTCCCAGATGTTCCATAATCAACACATCTTCAGGAGATTTTTTCAACGCCTGTTCCAGCGGTTCTCGCGCTTGCTCATAATCACCCCTCTGAAAATACACCCAGCCGAGGGTATCCAGAACAGCTGCATGAGGCGCCAGCCGCGCGGCCTGGCATGCCATTTCCAACGCCTCGTCAAGATGCTCACCTGATTCAGCATAAATATAGGCCAGATGATTCAAGGCACCGACATGCTGGGGATTTAGCGTCAGGGCCTCGCGTATCAGCTGTTCAGTACGCTCTCTTAAACCACGCAATTCAAAAATGACACCTTGGCTATAATACAGATCATCCACGTTCGGATGGCGCTGTATCCCCCGATCCAGCACAGCCAACGCTTTATCATAACGTTGACTACGTTGATAAAGATTGGCCAACTGTAAAAAGACCCGGACATCACTCTGATCCAGCTCCAGCAACTGTTCAAGTGTTTCAGTCGCCTGAACCTGATCGTTCATGTGATTGTAGGTCACACTCATCCGCACCAAAGCCTCTTTTTGCAGCGCTGAGGGATGTTCAACAAGCTGGTAATACTGGATAGCCTCCGTCCAACGCTGCTGATGTTCCAGAGCATAAGCCAGCCAATAAAACAGTTGCGACGACACGGGATGATACGGTAATGCCTGACGAAACGTGGCTTCGGCTTCCGGCCAACGCTCCAGTTCAATATAGATATATCCGAGTTTGCCCAACGCCTCGACATCGGCGGGATCATGCTGAACAATCGATTCCACCCGTTGCAGAGCTTCAGAGTAACGCCCCTGCTCAATCAACAACGTTGAACCAAGGTGATCAAAATAGGCCTGATCATCGGTCTGGCGCGCCGCTTCATCGTAGAGGGTCAGTGCTTCATCAAACTGGCGCTGCTGTTCGAGAAGGCGGCCAAGAGGCAGATAGATTCGCCGATCATGGGGGTTGAGTTCAATGGCCTGACGATAGGTGGTAATCGCCTGCTGGTGATCGCCACGTAATCGATAAAGATTAGCCAGTTCCATCAGCCCATTAATAGACTGGGGTTGACGGTTAAGCCATTGGCGCAAAATCTGTTCAGCGTTATCATACGCCTGCTGGCTGAGATACAAACGGCTGATGTGAAGATAGACATCTTCAATATCGGGATGACGATCAAGGACTTGGCGAAACGCCGCAACCGCCTGATCGGTTTTGCCCTGAGCATGGTAAACATCAGCAAGCATCAGCTCCGAAGTCAAATGGTGGGGCTGTAGAGCCAGCGCCTGGTTAAGATATTCCTGCGCCTGCTGCGTCTGCCCCCGGTCAAGATGGATGGACGCCAGCGCGGCAAACAGATAGGGCGATTGATCGTCAAAGGTTACGGCCCGCTGCAACGCCTCAATAGCGGCATCAACATCACCATCAATCAAATGCAAACGGGCATCGGCATAGGCCAGATACGCCTGACCGCGCTGGTAACGTTGTTGCTCGTCAGCTGAAATCGGGGATGTCTTTGGCGGCAGACTGCAGGCCGTCATCATCAGCAACAACAGGCTGCCGACGAGGAAAAATCGCCCCGGCATGAATCGCCAAAACGAAAAAAGAGTGTTACCACGACATGCCACCTGGTCGCTTCCTTTCATGGGAACCTTAAAAACCTCAGTATAACGTCATGCAAGCGTTACAATTCAGACGTCGTTCGGACGCTAACACAGTTGCATCAACAGGTCAATTTACCACCTTTATTCTTGACCACAATGCGCTGCCCCGCTAGACTCGCCAAGGTGTTTACAATCCCTGCGCAAAACCACTATCCATCGACATCTGAGGAGTCTTAATATGGCAATTGCAAACAAAATCCAGACCTGTATCACACAGTCTTCGTGGATTCGCAAAATGTTTGAACAAGGGGCCCAGTTGCGGGCAAAATTCGGGGCCGAAAACGTCTACGATTTCACCATCGGCAACCCTTCAGTCGAACCACCCAAAGCGTTTCACGCGGCCCTGAAAGAGCTGGCCGACAATCCGCAGCCGGGCATGCACCGTTACATGAGCAATGCCGGTTACGATGACACCCGAGCTGCCGTCGCCGAAGCCATCGCATCGCGCTGCGATCAAAATGTTCAGGGAGCCCAGATCGTCATGACCTGCGGAGCCGGTGGTGCTCTTAATGTGGTGCTGAAAACCTTACTCAACCCCGGCGAAGAAGTGATCATCCTGGCGCCGTTTTTTGTTGAATACACATTTTATATCGATAACCACGGCGGCACCAGCACCATGGTACCAACCTTGAGCGATTCTTTTCAAATTGACTTGGCCGCGATTGAACAGGCCATCAACAAAAACACCAAAGCGATTATCGTCAACTCGCCGAATAATCCCACCGGGGTAATTTATCCGGCGGATGACCTCAAAGCCCTTGATGCTCTGCTTAAACGCAAGGAACAGGAGCTGGGCAACCAGATCTATGTGATTTCCGACGAACCTTATGCACGGCTGGCTTACGACGGCATGGAGGTTCCGTGTATTTTTGATTGCATTGACAACTCGGTGATCGTCACCTCGCACTCCAAGGACCTGGCTTTGCCCGGTGAACGGATCGGCTATCTGGCTGCCAACCCGGCCATGGCGGGAGTCGATTCATTTATGGAGGGGGCGATCTTCGCCAACCGCGTTCTCGGTTTTGTCAACGCTCCCGCTCTGGTCCAACGTCTGATCACACCGCTGCAACATGAAAGTGTGGATATCGCCGCCTATGAAGAAAAACGCGATCTGTTCTACACTATTCTCACCGATCTCGGCTTTGACGTTGTCAAACCGCAGGGCGGCTTTTACCTGTTTCCCAAGTCACCGCTTGAAGACGATGTTGCCTTCATTGAAATGGCTCAGAAATACAATATCCTGCTGGTTCCCGGTAAGGGTTTTGGCCAGCCCGGCTATTTTCGCATTGCTTACTGCATTGACAAACAGATCATTGAGCGCAGTATTCCGGCCTGGAAACAGTTGGCTGCTGAAGTGGGTCTTATCCAGTAAAACAGCTCAATGCAAAAAGGCTCATGGACCGCCCGTTACCCTGTTGTGTGACGGGCGGTTTTTATCAGGCTGTTGAAAAACAGACTGTGGAGCCCATGGACGGGCGACAAAAACCAAGAACAGGTTTTCAAGTACTTGATTTTGTGAGCAAAACGGAAATCGTATTTTCGGCTTGCGTCGTTGAAAAATCCTCGGATGGAATTTTTCAACATTCTGTTATAGTCCCTTCCCTTGCGACGGTACGATGTCTTTGACGACTAACTGCAGAGTTCTCTGGCCGCGCCAGGTGTTCATGCCGATTTGAAACAGCACATCGATTGGATTCCCGACCACTTCGTCCTGGCGCTGGGCCATGCCAAAGGCAATACACGGCACACTGTAACCATCCTGCTGCAGAGA encodes the following:
- a CDS encoding Rho termination factor N-terminal domain-containing protein, yielding MTVAEIKVIAKEMGVKTSNMKKVDLIRAIQRAEGNPLCFETHNRENCGQEICMWRRDCN
- a CDS encoding DUF302 domain-containing protein, yielding MAYTFDTIVNKPFDEVIERVTAELKKEGFGILTEIDVKATMKKKLEVDIPPYQILGACNPHFAHQAMQQEPKIGTMLPCNVIVRELEPERIEVSAIDPIASMQAVNNPDLINIADQVQSKFKKVIEALSAAA
- a CDS encoding phosphate-starvation-inducible PsiE family protein: MDDLENPNEPIVQASRRVIHVAVRILSVLMTLVILWGVADVVWVLYTKLMEPPRFMLTIGDILATFGAFMAVLIAIEIFVNIVIYLREDVIHVKIVLATALMAISRKVIILDYDAVTPEYMWATAGVTLSMSIGYWLVVSLEQKEKMWSNKK
- a CDS encoding ABC transporter permease, whose translation is MVLYLAKRLVMMVPLLLGITLISFTVIHLAPGEPTDLQTDLNPDAGVELKERLRAQYGLDQPLAVQYGQWVKRLVQLDFGTSFSQNRRPVWDKIVERLPITVLINVLSIALILAVSIPIGILSATRRNSTFDRLTTLFVFIGFATPSFWLALLLMDYLGVYLGWFPISGIKSLGHEYLTGPQQIWDVIHHLMLPILVSAFGGLAGFSRYMRSNMLEVVQQDYILTARAKGLSEKIVIGKHALRNALLPLITLLGLSVPGLIGGSVIFESIFAIPGMGKLFYDGVMMRDYPLIMGILVIGAVLTLVGNLLADVGYALADPRIRNQS
- a CDS encoding peptide-binding protein, with the protein product MSHRTIFKFTSEPLVLSRRLIIWGLLIMVLLMVGCRQQDVLLEKEGDDTTPVPGDTIITGTIADASNLLPMLSTDSASTEVSSAIYNGLIRYNKDLEFEGDLAESWQVSDDGLEIVFHLRHDVRWHDGAPFTSADVLFTYQLLIDPETPTAYSERYKQVTEALAPDPYTFIVRYKKPLASALISWGMGIHPKHLLEGQEIATSPLARAPIGTGPYRFVEWLQGEKIVLERNEDYFEGAPYIKRIVFRIIPDLTTMFLELQSGGLDKMGLTPLQYARQTKAPGFVRRFNKYRYPAFSYTYLGYNLNKPMFQDRRVRQALSYAINKQELVDGVLLGLGQPANGPYKPGSWPNNAKIKPYPYDPAKAKTLLDEAGWSDHDGDGIRDKDGTPLAFTMITNQGNDQRIKSGEIIQRRFQEIGVDAKLRVIEWASLLKEFINPGNFDVMIMAWTVPIDPDAYNVWHSSKTGPNGLNFIGFKNDRVDELLEQGRSTFDQAERKKIYDEFQEILAEEQPYTFLFVPDSLPVVARRFHGIEEAPSGIMHNFIRWYVPEALQKYQR
- a CDS encoding DUF4292 domain-containing protein; this translates as MKRLVWMIVIVLLTACQPRPVTRPLSVSTAQQLDVLRQLAYRQNSLSALAEVKVTQQGKHWSTTQGLLVERPLRLRVDAINFFGQLLFQMAVSGPDLQAYVPSDNQYYSGMATLDKVQRFTGLPLSVADLVASLLYSLPPGVLESGEVVAQPQGLDFIVAPGVRYEVVFSGRLLHRVRYRIDDYIMYDILYSQWGDDGFPRRLELSVDSSLTQVVIQFEDVEINPQIKAEKFHLTIPDHAELMPLDEVEPVDESSNNL
- a CDS encoding tetratricopeptide repeat protein produces the protein MKGSDQVACRGNTLFSFWRFMPGRFFLVGSLLLLMMTACSLPPKTSPISADEQQRYQRGQAYLAYADARLHLIDGDVDAAIEALQRAVTFDDQSPYLFAALASIHLDRGQTQQAQEYLNQALALQPHHLTSELMLADVYHAQGKTDQAVAAFRQVLDRHPDIEDVYLHISRLYLSQQAYDNAEQILRQWLNRQPQSINGLMELANLYRLRGDHQQAITTYRQAIELNPHDRRIYLPLGRLLEQQRQFDEALTLYDEAARQTDDQAYFDHLGSTLLIEQGRYSEALQRVESIVQHDPADVEALGKLGYIYIELERWPEAEATFRQALPYHPVSSQLFYWLAYALEHQQRWTEAIQYYQLVEHPSALQKEALVRMSVTYNHMNDQVQATETLEQLLELDQSDVRVFLQLANLYQRSQRYDKALAVLDRGIQRHPNVDDLYYSQGVIFELRGLRERTEQLIREALTLNPQHVGALNHLAYIYAESGEHLDEALEMACQAARLAPHAAVLDTLGWVYFQRGDYEQAREPLEQALKKSPEDVLIMEHLGDLYRKLLLTQEAQRIYRKVLELQPDLPDVVRKLQDLEP
- a CDS encoding pyridoxal phosphate-dependent aminotransferase; this translates as MAIANKIQTCITQSSWIRKMFEQGAQLRAKFGAENVYDFTIGNPSVEPPKAFHAALKELADNPQPGMHRYMSNAGYDDTRAAVAEAIASRCDQNVQGAQIVMTCGAGGALNVVLKTLLNPGEEVIILAPFFVEYTFYIDNHGGTSTMVPTLSDSFQIDLAAIEQAINKNTKAIIVNSPNNPTGVIYPADDLKALDALLKRKEQELGNQIYVISDEPYARLAYDGMEVPCIFDCIDNSVIVTSHSKDLALPGERIGYLAANPAMAGVDSFMEGAIFANRVLGFVNAPALVQRLITPLQHESVDIAAYEEKRDLFYTILTDLGFDVVKPQGGFYLFPKSPLEDDVAFIEMAQKYNILLVPGKGFGQPGYFRIAYCIDKQIIERSIPAWKQLAAEVGLIQ